TTAGGAGCTCCTTCTGAAGGACCAAAAGAAAGTCTGATTTTTCAGAAGGTGGTGCCCACTGAATTTCGCATTTAACCTTAGTGCCACCAGATTTATTCATTTAATCTCGAAAATCTCTTCGCTACCGTTTGCTATGTACCAAAGATCTGTTATCAGCATTGTCTGAAGCACTTTGAAGCATAAGCTTAGGTTAAAGCGGGCGTGAATTCAGCCCTGATTTGTTCTGAGATCGCTGAGATCAGTTTGTATGCAATATCACTGTGATAGCAGAGGGCTGTGCTGAGCAAGTATCCTTCTCTGCATGGCTTGGAGACAATACCTGATGACCCAGCATCCAGCCAATGCAGGTTGCAAGCAGGGTAAATGCCCATGTATATCCAAGCAGTCACAGCCTCACCTCATGGATTTCCAAGGAGATGCCAGCTCCTGGCTGGCAAAATTGCTATTAAAAATGGCTTACGAGCTCCTAGACCACACAAAGGTATTATACAGTGTTTTGATGAGATTTGTTCTCACTGGAGAGGCAGGGGTGGCCTTGAAATAAAAGCAAGCACTTCCCAAGACTCTGATTATAAGTGACATTATTCATTTAAGAAaacctttcctctttttctttttatttttaggttttttttagttttttttcagCCTATAACGAAGATGACAAAGGATGGTATGTCCCCAGAGCACACTCTGATGTGTCACTGTAGATGCCAATCCCCACAGACGCTCCCaatgttattaatttttaaaacaaacttgcTGATTGAGGTTCTGACTGCCTTTAAATTGTCTCTACAAGGAGACTGTGTACTAATTAACCCACAGAAACAATCAATGATGTACCTTTTTCAAGTTTCAGGGTGATTAGAATATGAAAATGAAGAGCACAATGGTGCAGATGTTTTAAAATCACAGCAGACAGCAATTAGTGACATGGGAACCAGCTGCTTATCTCTCCAGATAAAGCCTCTTAATAGGGAATTACAGTTGAGGAGCCATTACACAGATGGATCAGCGAATGATTTAAAGAGGGGGCGTTGTAGTATTAACTTTGATTTGCAAGCCAGATTCTTGACAAGCTGTATGTGTATTACCTCCACAAAAGGTGTGTTTGGAGCAGTGGGATACCATCCCCTGTTAGCAATCAGACTGTTTTTTCAGGTGATGGTTTTTTCTCTCATTGTGTATTTTATCCTCAGTATTACTACCATTAGTTTAGATATGTTCATTTTTATTTGgatattttttcttgttgttattattttcctaAGCTCTTTATTTGGTTGCTGGCACCTCCTCCCGCTTTTTGCTTTGAGGCTGGAAGGGATGTGTGTATTTAGAGAGAAATCTGAGGCGAGGGGATGGGAAGGCAGAGTGAGACATTCAGCAGTTAAATGAAAGGAGTCCCTGAGGGATGGATTCTGCTGCTGGGTGCTGCTCATCATGGGGCTGATGCAGTCTCATCCATCAGTTACAAGGGCttcatgccagaaaaaaaaactgTTAAGAGGAGTAATCACCTCTGcaggtgcagggctggcacaggtcTGGCAAGACAGGTGTAAACACACAGTCCCACCTTCTCTGCTCCATGGCCAGTGCTCTTCAGTTGCCAGTATATGGGATGCATCCCACTCATAGGTCAGCCCACCGCTGCCAAAGCTGAGTACTGAAACTCATGAGTCCGGCATGAAAATAATAGACTACTAATAAGAGGATTCACATTTTAGTTTTTTTTAGGTTAAGTTTTAGCATGTGCCAGATCTCATTGCTCAGACTTCTTTGCAGTTACGAAAGCTATTAGCTTCTTTATTTatatcttattttctttaaaggaaaGATGGAATTATTACCCACTAAGCACACCCAGTGAGTTGAATACAAAGAGAAATATTGACAAAGTCTGGTGAGATGTGATAGAATTGGAATTCACAAAAGAAGTAGGAACAGAAACCTGATGCAGAATAGCTAGCTGCTAAATAAAATCCAATTTAATGAAAGGACAAACTACAAACAGAGGCGGTTCCTGAAGTCTGAAGTATTTTTAGGGTTTCATAACCAAAAGTAAATAAAGGTAAATCTTTCCATTTTCATGAAAAAGCCCACTATTCTTGATGCCAATCTTGGCTGTGCTGCCACAGGAACTCTATTCAGGTCAACAGCCTCTTGCCAAGACTTATGGAACTGCGGTATATTACACACTTACCGATGAATAAAGTAACAAATTTCTGTGTAAGTCACCAAGAAATAGGTTTCTGAAGAGTCCTGTTTGCCCTCAGTGTGCTGACATCTCTGATGTCCTCCAACAGCTCAGAGGAGAGTCAGGTCAGCTGGGCTGGGTCTTGTTGGCTTCTTAGGGTGTTGCTTACCCAGCAGGGAAAATTGCAACCTAAACATAAGGACTGATGGGATCAAAGAGCAACCCAGATAGATGAACAAGTTAGAAAATATACTTGTCTGCAGTACTTTCAACTGATTTACCAGTGCTTTTGAGTAAAGAGTCCCCATGTATCCATTGCAGCGAGTGAAACCCAACACATCAGAGCCAAATGATCTCTGGTTGCTGTGCAGCAGAAGAATTATTTTGGGTTGATATGGACGTGTCTGGCAAGGGAAAGCAAATAGTAAATGTTATGCTGGAAGAAATTGTATGAGGAAACCCAGTGGACTGTTATGTGCTTGGGCAGATATATAGTTTTGACATCCCGCTTAGGAAATGGAGTCCCCTGATCCTGCAGACTGGTTGTTTTTTGAAGCCCTATTGAAATTGGAGTGCTTATCCGCATGATTAAATGCCTCCAGAGTTGGCACCTTTGATGACATAAGCATATCTTTCTCATGAATTGTAAGATAGATGTTGTGGTGGCCTGCGGTGCTGCAGTAATGACAAGGCTATCATTAGGGATATATTGGAAGTTGCATCATCATTTTATAATGTGCAGGCTGAGGAAATGAGGCTCAAGGACCCAAGCAATATATCAGCATTTATCGCTGATATATAGCTGGCCTCTCAGTTCTGAGCTGTTATTAACTGCCTCAAAATACAGATCAGAGATTATTGCTCCTTTTAAGCTAGAGATCTCTGCATGTGCAGTGAATTTGGAGGGACCGGGGTGTTCCCAGAGTGTGATATTTTCACTCACTGCCATAACCCtctatctttttttgtttgtttgtttatttgtttcctcGAAATGAAATTTTTCAGGTCATTTATTTTCACAGCTCAGCATTTTGGAAATAAAGTATGTGTAGGGAGTTGCTTTCATTGCAGCCATAAGGCCAGGAACTGTACAGAAAGACTCTGGCACCACCTCACTGCAGGTCCTGAGGGCTAATAGACATCTCAGCTCATCATTTCCAGGGCTTTTCCAAGTCACAAATCATGGTACCTCAGGAAGATGATGTTTCACTTGAGTTTTGTGTGGAGGGTCCTGGTGGGACCTCACCAGGGAATGTCCACCTCCCACACACCTCCTGGTCCCGAGCTGACAGCACACCGGGGTTGTTGGTCCGGGGATAGGAGGAGACCCAAACAGTTAAGTAAAATGAAGCTCAAGAGCTTTGTgatcactagaaaaaaaaaaaaaaaaaaaaaggaaaattcaaacTATCAAACTCCAATGCCAGTGCTGCTGATTTCCTTTCGACCCCTCCTTGGCTTTATCCCATGGATATGGAGGTGGGTGGGCTCTGTTTCCCAAAGGTGGGCATCAGCATCATGGGCATGGCTGCTGCGCACTGTGTGGCTTGCTTGGGAGGCTGccacgaggaggaggaggaactgaTTCATTCCCCGACGGCTGTTTATGCTTTCAGCTCTTTTCTcaagctgaaggaactgggtgTCACTCTCCTGCGACATCTGCAGCTCCACCGCAGCTGCATGCTTTCATTTTCTCACTCCACAATTCCTGGAAATCTCTGCTTTCCCTGAGCACGGCTGGTCCATGTGCACAACAGCTGAACTATCCACAGGATTTAAGAGCCCCTGATTGCTCTTCAGACGATAGACCAAAACAGCCTCATCATTATTGTCTATTCCAGAAAAGCCACGTGCTCATTTTTATATGCATACAAAGGATATCCCAACATCAATCTGCCACTAGCATGTATGTTTGCTGGTCACTAAATAATGCACCATAGTCTTGGGGGTGTTTAGCACCTTTCAAATCCCTCTGAAGTTACTCAGAACTGAGGACATCTTGTTTCTCAGCTCAAAACCCTCTTGTACTGGCAGCCTCCTTGCCCTCTGTTGCAAACACCTAAACAGGAATCTAATGTAAAGCTGCTGATAGAAAATTGCAACAGGGTGTTTGCAGAAACACGAGACACTTAGCAGTTGTTTTCTATTGTTCTTTCTTCGGTTACACATTTATTTTAAGTCTCTCATCACTTATTTGGCATTTGGGATGGTGTCATTACAGTGTGCTAAGAACAGTTGTTTACAGTACTAGGTGTACAAAATTAGTTGCAGTTTGATCCAGAGCTTTACAAAATATGCTTCTAAATGtatgagaagaaaacaaatggcTAGAAAGGGTCAGTTAATGAAAGtaaatttctttcttttgctttaacAGACTTTTTGAAAGGTTACAGCTGTAGCAAACATAATTTCTTTAGCTGAAGGAGGCccactaagagaaaaaaaagtagacTTTCTTTTGCTCTCTAACAGTCTTCAGCATAATTCTGCCCTTACTGTAACCTCTGCAGCTTGACGAGCTGCTGTCGGATTAGAAATCATATTGAAAATATCTCTTACTAACATTGCAAATAGCAGATTATGAAAATGGAAAGGGAGTAAAGCAAATCTTGAACCTGTCAAGAGTGCCTCAAACACTTGACGCTATGCATATGATTTTAAGCACTAAGTTTGTGGGGATGACTTCTATGTGGAAATATAAGCAAATAAATCTTCACTTATCCAGGCTTCATAGGGAAGTGGGCTCATGGgttttcctcctgtttgttacaACTTTGGagataattttgcatttttattgttTACAACAATGAGCTTAATTGCTGTTGTTCAGCATCAAGTTCTGTGAGGGATTATTTTTTAGCAAAAAGGGATTCTCACCAGGAGGTTGAGTTGTACCATTCATCCATTGAAAGGGAATATTTTACTGCTGGTTTAGATTAAAAATCAATAGAATGTGTTTCCTTAGCAATTCAGCAGTTATAGAAATATTTCCATTGTTTTtagaatggaaaaacaaaacaaaacttgtttACAGTGCATTAATCTAAATGCAAATTTGGCTCAAATATAAGAAGACTTTGTAAAGGCTTCTAACTCTTACAAGGACATTGGTTAAGAAGAATTGTCATTCACTGTACAAATAAAGAGTTTCATCAAGGGGCTATAAATGGACtgaaaaactaattttttttttttttgctttttgttttctgctacTTTCCAGGTTTATGACAGGCCACAGAAACATTCTGCTCTTCACTATGATTCGGGCCTACAACAGGACTTCACCGGTGACACCTTAAAATCAAAGCACCAGCAGAAAAGCAGCAACCAGCACCATCTTGACTGGTCAGCAAGCTCCGACACGGGATCTGCTTCTCAAAGTTGCTTCATCAACACAGAAACCAGTCGAGAAGCTGTTAGTGCCACCAAGGTCTCTGCTCCGGAGCCAGGAGTTTCCTTCAGCAAATCCCAAACAAAGAAGTCCTGTGCCAGCAGCACATGGGGGCAGCTGTCAGCCAGTAGTAAAGAGCTTGCCATTTGCAGCTCAGTCCCGTCACCCAACAGCATCAGCATagctgcccagcccagcagcacctccGAGTGCAACGGGCTTCTCCCCCTTGGTGATCAAGAAGGAGGTGTACAGCTGGAGGCCCCTGACCAGCCTACTGGGAGTACAAAGAAGAAGTCCAGCAAAAAGGACTTGATGAGTCAAACCATCCAGACCACAGACATTGAATGGGTGAAGAGTGCTCAGAAAGCATTTGACAGTAAAACCCATGACAACATGGAAGGGAAAAAGGAGTCTTACTCGATTGACAGCGTGTTGGATATATCACCCTTGAAGCAAAATTCCACTTCTGCTAGCAGTTGTGAGAGTGATACCAGTCATGTACGAATTACTATCCCAATAAAGTCTCCAACAACAGATACATCTggccacaaaaggaaaaaaaggcaatccACAAAATCTTCCATGGAGAAAACTATTCAGGAGAAAGGCCTGCATTCTGGACTTACTATGAGCAGCGAAGTAGCAAGCAGAACTAGTTCTCAGCCAGAGGGGAGTAAAAAAGATCTTCGAGTCACAAAGCTAGGGAAAGTGATTGAAAATGAGTCCCCCTTAGTAGCTATCGACAGTGGTGTGCTCACTGACAAAGCTTCCCCCAACAGTGCCACCAGACTCAGAAAACCTATAGCTGTGACATCCACTCTCCTACCCACCGACCTTTCAACAGCTGACAAATTGTCTGAGATCCAGCACCCCAAACATGCAGCTAAGCGGCGATGGACCTGCAGCAAGCCTAAATCTGTCCTTCGGGAGACCTCTATGACAACGTCTGAGAAGCTGATGGTGGAGCCTCCTTCAGCCTATCCCATCACACCATCCAGCCCTCTGTATACCAATACAGACAGTCTTACTGTGATCACACCTGTCAAGAAAAAAAGAGGACGACCAAAGAAACAACCTTTGCTGACTGTTGAAACCATCCATGAGGGAACATCCACCAGCCCAGTGAGTCCAATCAATCGTGAATTTCCAGGAACcaagaaaaggaagaggagacGGAATCTGGCCAAGTTGGCCCAGATGGTCCCGGGAGAGGACAAGTCCATCAGTGAACTCAAGTTTCACAAAAAGGTCGGGAAGCTTGGGGTCTTGGATAAGAAGACCATCAAGACCATTAATAAAATGAAGACCCTCAAGAGGAAGAATATTCTCAATCAGATCTtgtcctcctgctccagcagcatagCTCTGAAAGCAAAAGTCCAGCCACCATCTAGTGCTGGGCCAACCACCATTGATGCCAGACTAGGGAAGCAGATCAATGTCAGCAAGAGGGGGACTATCTACATTGGTAAAAAACGGGGCAGAAAGCCaagagcagagctgcagcctcGGCCAGAAGAACCTAAGACAGCCATCAAGCACTCAAGGCCTGTTTCTAGCCAGCCAGAAAACCCAACAGTGCCTTCCAATCTGCAGTCACTTGTGGCATCGTCACCAGCAGCTATTCATCCGCTTTCCACACAGTTAGTGGGGATTAACGGCAACCTTAGCCCTGCAAGCACTGAAACTAATTTTTCAGAGTTAAAAACTATGCCAAATCTTCAACCTATCAGTGctcttcctacaaaaacccaGAAGGGAATGCACAGTGGAACTTGGAAGCTGTCTCCACCCAGGTTAATGGCTAATTCACCTTCCCATCTCTGTGAAATAGGTTCTCTGAAAGAAGTCACACTTTCGCCGGTGAGCGAGTCTCACAGTGAGGAAACTATACCGAGCGACAGTGGGATAGGTACAGACAACAACAGCACTTCTGACCAAGCTGAGAAAAGCTCAGAATCCCGTCGGAGATACTCCTTTGATTTCTGCACCCTGGACAATCCAGAGGCTATCCCATCTGACACCAGCACAAAGAACAGGCACGGTCACCGGCAGAAACATCTCATTGTGGATAACTTTCTCTCTCATGAGAGTATTAAAAAGCCAAAGcacaagaggaaaaggaaaagcctgCAAAACAGAGATGACCTCCAGTTTCTGGCAGACCTTGAGGAACTCATTAATAAGTTTCAAATGTTCAGGATTTCCCATAGAAGTTACACATTTTATCATGAGAATCCATATCCCAGCATCTTCAGGATTAATTTTGATCACTACTACCCTGTGCCATATATCCAGTATGACCCATTGCTCTATCTTCGCAGGACCTCTGACATGAAGTCGAAGAAGAAGCGTGGTAGACCTGCCAAAACCAATGACACCATGACAAAGGTGCCTTTTTTACAAGGGTTCGGTTACCCTATTCCCAGTGGGAGTTACTATGCACCCTATGGAATGCCTTACACATCAATGCCTATGATGAATCTTGGTTACTATGGTCAATATCCAGCTCCTTTGTACCTGTCTCACACGCTCGGAGCGGCTTCCCCATTTATGAGACCTACCGTGCCCCCACCCCAGTTCCATGCAAGCTCTCATATGAAGATGTCCACCACTGCCAAGCATAAAGTgaaacatggagtgcacctgcaAACACCCGTGggaatgggccttggagacatgCAGTCCTCTTTGGCTTCTCCAAAGGTTGGAGGAACAAGCCTTTCAAGTGGCCGACTTCACAAAAGGAAACACAAACATAAGCACAAGCATAAGGATGAGCGGATATTGGGGACACATGAAGATCTGAGTGGTCTCTTTGCTAGCAAGTCCACTGGCTTCTCCAGCCATGCGATCAATGAAAGGCTAAGTGGCTCAGATAAAGATCTCTCTTTGCTCAACGAGAAAAGCAAGCATAAGGAGAAGCAGAAGCACCAGCATTGTGAAACTGGACACAAAGGCTCAAAGAGTAACTTTGAAGTGGATACGCTGTCTACGTTATCACTTTCTGATGCCCAGCAGTGGACACAGAGTAAAGATAAAAGTGATTCAAGCAATGATCCCATTGACTCTTGCACAAAGAGATACTCTGGTAGCACTGAGAGCAATGGAAGGTCAGAATCCCTGGACATGTTTGGTGAAATGAATTCCTCAAGCGAGAAGCGGGACACCGATGTGAGTGGGAATAAAAGAAGAAGCTTTGAAGGGTTTGGAACTTACAGGGAAAAGGACATTCAGCCCTTCAGGACAAATAGGAAGGACAGAAATACTTATGATTCTTCAGCCCCTTCAGGTAAGCTCTGCTTTAATCTGTtttaccttactgtatttaaatttTAATACTTGACAAAGAGGGACTTGCCGTTTACGGCAAATATGTTTATGAGTCAATAACTTATCTGTCCTTTTGTAATTAACTTCCATTCTGCAGCCAGATTCTAGGGAGATTGACAGGAATGTTGGCCACACATTAAGCCAAAGcctttcaaagtaatttttataaatatttgtcCTGCCTTTACCCATATTTCAGATTTTGTTGTGCTTGCTCCAAAAATCTTACCATTGCTTTCTGCACAGTGGCAATTAAAATACCTGTTGGCAAGGTAGGCATCCCTTTTATTGGTGTCTCATGTCACAGGGTGGTGGTCATTGACCAGCCTTTGGGAGGATTAAATCCACAGtactgagcagcatctctgttccAGCTCACAAAATGTGCAAAAGCCATTTCTTGATGAGATGGACCAGACATGTGGGAAGTTGTGGAACTAGGCCAGTGTCCCATTATGGGTGTGGTGTACTGCTGATCCAGAGGGACTCATCACAGTGATAGCTGGGTTGAATATATGGAGACCCTGGGTACAATCTTAGTGTAAATCAGTCACTT
The Patagioenas fasciata isolate bPatFas1 chromosome Z, bPatFas1.hap1, whole genome shotgun sequence DNA segment above includes these coding regions:
- the SETBP1 gene encoding SET-binding protein isoform X1 produces the protein MEPRETLGSSRQRGGETDFLPAAVTSVKPLPTSGCTGETMLPATGSGKGIPVSSERLEPEEEDELGSGRDVDSTSNADSEKWVAGDGLEEQEFSIKEANFTEGSLKLKIQTTKRAKKPPKNLENYICPPEIKITIKQPGEQKLSRAGKNSKTAKEEDRSHSKKKGKVIGDAKLLMSCGCRKGKNAQVKDSDQSQMKNLGRECGFVVQSPVMKSVNKVYDRPQKHSALHYDSGLQQDFTGDTLKSKHQQKSSNQHHLDWSASSDTGSASQSCFINTETSREAVSATKVSAPEPGVSFSKSQTKKSCASSTWGQLSASSKELAICSSVPSPNSISIAAQPSSTSECNGLLPLGDQEGGVQLEAPDQPTGSTKKKSSKKDLMSQTIQTTDIEWVKSAQKAFDSKTHDNMEGKKESYSIDSVLDISPLKQNSTSASSCESDTSHVRITIPIKSPTTDTSGHKRKKRQSTKSSMEKTIQEKGLHSGLTMSSEVASRTSSQPEGSKKDLRVTKLGKVIENESPLVAIDSGVLTDKASPNSATRLRKPIAVTSTLLPTDLSTADKLSEIQHPKHAAKRRWTCSKPKSVLRETSMTTSEKLMVEPPSAYPITPSSPLYTNTDSLTVITPVKKKRGRPKKQPLLTVETIHEGTSTSPVSPINREFPGTKKRKRRRNLAKLAQMVPGEDKSISELKFHKKVGKLGVLDKKTIKTINKMKTLKRKNILNQILSSCSSSIALKAKVQPPSSAGPTTIDARLGKQINVSKRGTIYIGKKRGRKPRAELQPRPEEPKTAIKHSRPVSSQPENPTVPSNLQSLVASSPAAIHPLSTQLVGINGNLSPASTETNFSELKTMPNLQPISALPTKTQKGMHSGTWKLSPPRLMANSPSHLCEIGSLKEVTLSPVSESHSEETIPSDSGIGTDNNSTSDQAEKSSESRRRYSFDFCTLDNPEAIPSDTSTKNRHGHRQKHLIVDNFLSHESIKKPKHKRKRKSLQNRDDLQFLADLEELINKFQMFRISHRSYTFYHENPYPSIFRINFDHYYPVPYIQYDPLLYLRRTSDMKSKKKRGRPAKTNDTMTKVPFLQGFGYPIPSGSYYAPYGMPYTSMPMMNLGYYGQYPAPLYLSHTLGAASPFMRPTVPPPQFHASSHMKMSTTAKHKVKHGVHLQTPVGMGLGDMQSSLASPKVGGTSLSSGRLHKRKHKHKHKHKDERILGTHEDLSGLFASKSTGFSSHAINERLSGSDKDLSLLNEKSKHKEKQKHQHCETGHKGSKSNFEVDTLSTLSLSDAQQWTQSKDKSDSSNDPIDSCTKRYSGSTESNGRSESLDMFGEMNSSSEKRDTDVSGNKRRSFEGFGTYREKDIQPFRTNRKDRNTYDSSAPSGIAGPHLKADQASLHSKMESSACNMMTRRKPAAVDSVVMPTPVLSLLPSSSATSEAASPPLKKRFKRREIEAIQCEVRKMCNYTKILSTKKNLDHVNKILKAKRLQRQSKTGNNFVKKRRGRPRKQPLSFDEDSRDQMPVLEKCVDLPSKRGQRPTLNPLILEQAATQDTIMATIEAVIHMARETPPLPPPLPPPPPPPPLHLPRAPRVGKRKSKSMQEDEEDMKVKRHRKGRGSEGDGLP
- the SETBP1 gene encoding SET-binding protein isoform X3, which gives rise to MEPRETLGSSRQRGGETDFLPAAVTSVKPLPTSGCTGETMLPATGSGKGIPVSSERLEPEEEDELGSGRDVDSTSNADSEKWVAGDGLEEQEFSIKEANFTEGSLKLKIQTTKRAKKPPKNLENYICPPEIKITIKQPGEQKLSRAGKNSKTAKEEDRSHSKKKSQMKNLGRECGFVVQSPVMKSVNKVYDRPQKHSALHYDSGLQQDFTGDTLKSKHQQKSSNQHHLDWSASSDTGSASQSCFINTETSREAVSATKVSAPEPGVSFSKSQTKKSCASSTWGQLSASSKELAICSSVPSPNSISIAAQPSSTSECNGLLPLGDQEGGVQLEAPDQPTGSTKKKSSKKDLMSQTIQTTDIEWVKSAQKAFDSKTHDNMEGKKESYSIDSVLDISPLKQNSTSASSCESDTSHVRITIPIKSPTTDTSGHKRKKRQSTKSSMEKTIQEKGLHSGLTMSSEVASRTSSQPEGSKKDLRVTKLGKVIENESPLVAIDSGVLTDKASPNSATRLRKPIAVTSTLLPTDLSTADKLSEIQHPKHAAKRRWTCSKPKSVLRETSMTTSEKLMVEPPSAYPITPSSPLYTNTDSLTVITPVKKKRGRPKKQPLLTVETIHEGTSTSPVSPINREFPGTKKRKRRRNLAKLAQMVPGEDKSISELKFHKKVGKLGVLDKKTIKTINKMKTLKRKNILNQILSSCSSSIALKAKVQPPSSAGPTTIDARLGKQINVSKRGTIYIGKKRGRKPRAELQPRPEEPKTAIKHSRPVSSQPENPTVPSNLQSLVASSPAAIHPLSTQLVGINGNLSPASTETNFSELKTMPNLQPISALPTKTQKGMHSGTWKLSPPRLMANSPSHLCEIGSLKEVTLSPVSESHSEETIPSDSGIGTDNNSTSDQAEKSSESRRRYSFDFCTLDNPEAIPSDTSTKNRHGHRQKHLIVDNFLSHESIKKPKHKRKRKSLQNRDDLQFLADLEELINKFQMFRISHRSYTFYHENPYPSIFRINFDHYYPVPYIQYDPLLYLRRTSDMKSKKKRGRPAKTNDTMTKVPFLQGFGYPIPSGSYYAPYGMPYTSMPMMNLGYYGQYPAPLYLSHTLGAASPFMRPTVPPPQFHASSHMKMSTTAKHKVKHGVHLQTPVGMGLGDMQSSLASPKVGGTSLSSGRLHKRKHKHKHKHKDERILGTHEDLSGLFASKSTGFSSHAINERLSGSDKDLSLLNEKSKHKEKQKHQHCETGHKGSKSNFEVDTLSTLSLSDAQQWTQSKDKSDSSNDPIDSCTKRYSGSTESNGRSESLDMFGEMNSSSEKRDTDVSGNKRRSFEGFGTYREKDIQPFRTNRKDRNTYDSSAPSGIAGPHLKADQASLHSKMESSACNMMTRRKPAAVDSVVMPTPVLSLLPSSSATSEAASPPLKKRFKRREIEAIQCEVRKMCNYTKILSTKKNLDHVNKILKAKRLQRQSKTGNNFVKKRRGRPRKQPLSFDEDSRDQMPVLEKCVDLPSKRGQRPTLNPLILEQAATQDTIMATIEAVIHMARETPPLPPPLPPPPPPPPLHLPRAPRVGKRKSKSMQEDEEDMKVKRHRKGRGSEGDGLP
- the SETBP1 gene encoding SET-binding protein isoform X4 → MEPRETLGSSRQRGGETDFLPAAVTSVKPLPTSGCTGETMLPATGSGKGIPVSSERLEPEEEDELGSGRDVDSTSNADSEKWVAGDGLEEQEFSIKEANFTEGSLKLKIQTTKRAKKPPKNLENYICPPEIKITIKQPGEQKLSRAGKNSKTAKEEDRSHSKKKVYDRPQKHSALHYDSGLQQDFTGDTLKSKHQQKSSNQHHLDWSASSDTGSASQSCFINTETSREAVSATKVSAPEPGVSFSKSQTKKSCASSTWGQLSASSKELAICSSVPSPNSISIAAQPSSTSECNGLLPLGDQEGGVQLEAPDQPTGSTKKKSSKKDLMSQTIQTTDIEWVKSAQKAFDSKTHDNMEGKKESYSIDSVLDISPLKQNSTSASSCESDTSHVRITIPIKSPTTDTSGHKRKKRQSTKSSMEKTIQEKGLHSGLTMSSEVASRTSSQPEGSKKDLRVTKLGKVIENESPLVAIDSGVLTDKASPNSATRLRKPIAVTSTLLPTDLSTADKLSEIQHPKHAAKRRWTCSKPKSVLRETSMTTSEKLMVEPPSAYPITPSSPLYTNTDSLTVITPVKKKRGRPKKQPLLTVETIHEGTSTSPVSPINREFPGTKKRKRRRNLAKLAQMVPGEDKSISELKFHKKVGKLGVLDKKTIKTINKMKTLKRKNILNQILSSCSSSIALKAKVQPPSSAGPTTIDARLGKQINVSKRGTIYIGKKRGRKPRAELQPRPEEPKTAIKHSRPVSSQPENPTVPSNLQSLVASSPAAIHPLSTQLVGINGNLSPASTETNFSELKTMPNLQPISALPTKTQKGMHSGTWKLSPPRLMANSPSHLCEIGSLKEVTLSPVSESHSEETIPSDSGIGTDNNSTSDQAEKSSESRRRYSFDFCTLDNPEAIPSDTSTKNRHGHRQKHLIVDNFLSHESIKKPKHKRKRKSLQNRDDLQFLADLEELINKFQMFRISHRSYTFYHENPYPSIFRINFDHYYPVPYIQYDPLLYLRRTSDMKSKKKRGRPAKTNDTMTKVPFLQGFGYPIPSGSYYAPYGMPYTSMPMMNLGYYGQYPAPLYLSHTLGAASPFMRPTVPPPQFHASSHMKMSTTAKHKVKHGVHLQTPVGMGLGDMQSSLASPKVGGTSLSSGRLHKRKHKHKHKHKDERILGTHEDLSGLFASKSTGFSSHAINERLSGSDKDLSLLNEKSKHKEKQKHQHCETGHKGSKSNFEVDTLSTLSLSDAQQWTQSKDKSDSSNDPIDSCTKRYSGSTESNGRSESLDMFGEMNSSSEKRDTDVSGNKRRSFEGFGTYREKDIQPFRTNRKDRNTYDSSAPSGIAGPHLKADQASLHSKMESSACNMMTRRKPAAVDSVVMPTPVLSLLPSSSATSEAASPPLKKRFKRREIEAIQCEVRKMCNYTKILSTKKNLDHVNKILKAKRLQRQSKTGNNFVKKRRGRPRKQPLSFDEDSRDQMPVLEKCVDLPSKRGQRPTLNPLILEQAATQDTIMATIEAVIHMARETPPLPPPLPPPPPPPPLHLPRAPRVGKRKSKSMQEDEEDMKVKRHRKGRGSEGDGLP